CCATTGTCACGATCATTTTTTTGGTGCTGCTCTACGGCACGACAATGAAAGAGGTCACCGTCGTTTTGTACGGGGAAGAAAAGAAGTTCCGCACGTTCGAGTCGGACGTGACGCGGTTTTTGGCGGCTCAAGGCATCTTTGCGGGAGAGCACGACCGCCTGTCGGTATCGCCGGACGCGAGGCTCGTGAACGGTCACCGCATCATCATTAACCGCGAAATCCCGGTCCAGGTCACGGAGGGCGGGACGACAAAAACGAATTATTCGATAGGAAAAACGGTGGAAAACGTCTTAAAGGACCTGAATATCCCGCTTGGCGAACATGATAAAATTTCTCCCGCCTTGGATCGGGAAGTGGCGGAAAATACGGAAATCACGATCGTCAGAGTAAACAAGAACATCGAGGAAACCAGCGAAACGATCGACTACAAGGTGGTCAAACGAAACGATCCGACGCTTCCCGCCGGCAAGCAGCAGCTCGTTCAAAAAGGGAAGGAAGGCACATTGGTCAAGAGGAAGGAGAAGGTATACGAAGATAACGTGCTCGTTGCGGAAAATATCATCGAAGAGCGCGTGGAAAAAGAAAGCGTCGAGCAGATCGTTGCGGTGGGCACCAAGCAGCCGGTCGCAGCGGCAGCGGATTTATCCCCGGCGGTGGAATTTTCGGTCAAGAGCAGAGCCGATATTCCGGCCAAAAAAATATTGGAGGGCGTCACGTTGTCCGCTTATTCCTCGGGCGGCTCCTCGGGGAAAACCGCCTCGGGCACCCGTCCTGCGGAAGGGCGCACCATTGCCGTCGATCCCCGAATCATTCCGATGGGCTGGTGGGTGTATATCGACGGAATCGGCTTCCGCCGGGCCGAGGACACAGGCGGCGCGATCAAAGGGAACAAGATCGATGTGTATTTCGAAAGCGACTCGTACGCCAAACGGTTCGGTTTGAAACGCGGCTATACGGTGTACGTCATCGGCCCTGTCAAACCGGAGGCGGATTAAAGCTTCTTTACCCCGACTATATGCGGGCTTCTTTATGTCCTATCCCATGAAAATTTTCGTCGCTTTCGGTGGGTGGCATCACCAGCTTCACCGGAACGACGACATGCTGGGGCACATGCTCGCTTCCCATCCGCATATGGAGCAGCTCTACGGCGTCGTGGGCCATTTGCTTCTCGTCCTGGGCTACATAAGGAACGCCCGGGATACCGGGATCGTCGAAGGAAATCAACTCTACCGGCGTTTCGTCCCGAAGGGCGACCCTGAAGGAGCCGGCGGTCAAGTTGGCCATCTCGGCCGTCAGCGTAAAAGCAGCGGTAATTTGCGGCCGGCTCTGCAAAAAGCCGGTAATATAACCGAGCGCATCGTCGCTGCGCAATATGTCCAGCGGTACGTGGCACCATAAGTTTTTGTCGATGGAAATGCCATGGTCGATATAAGCTTTCTCGAAGCCGGCAGTCCGATCCTCGATGGCGGTGTTTACGTTTTCGGGCGAGATCAAAGCGATCTGCCGGTGCCCTTTGTTCAGCAAATAAGATACGGTTTCGTACGCTCCGCCCAAATTGTCGGAGGTGATCGTATACGTATCGATATTTCTTAAATAACGGTCGATGAACACGAACGGAAACTTGTCCAGGGACAAGCGCAGCAGCGATTCGTTATATTTTTCATCCTCGGTCGGAAACACGATAAGCCCCTTCACTCCCGATTCGGTCAACTCCTTGATGGCCCGCGATTCCTCCGCCGAAGACTCCCTCGTAATCCACAAAATCATTTGAAATCCGGCTTCCTTCAAGTAATATTCGACATGGTCCACCAGACGCTGGATCACTTTGGTTTTCAAGGTAGGAATGATAAACCCGACGAGGTTGCCGGCGCCGCCTCTGCGAACCGTCATCTTCAGCGTATCGGACAAGCCGGCCTGCTCCGCGACAAACGTGCCTTTTCCTTGAATCCGTACGACGAG
The window above is part of the Paenibacillus hamazuiensis genome. Proteins encoded here:
- a CDS encoding 3D domain-containing protein, yielding MGVIPKTHVKRSSGMSLALRSQRDNVRVIFASGIVCSIVTIIFLVLLYGTTMKEVTVVLYGEEKKFRTFESDVTRFLAAQGIFAGEHDRLSVSPDARLVNGHRIIINREIPVQVTEGGTTKTNYSIGKTVENVLKDLNIPLGEHDKISPALDREVAENTEITIVRVNKNIEETSETIDYKVVKRNDPTLPAGKQQLVQKGKEGTLVKRKEKVYEDNVLVAENIIEERVEKESVEQIVAVGTKQPVAAAADLSPAVEFSVKSRADIPAKKILEGVTLSAYSSGGSSGKTASGTRPAEGRTIAVDPRIIPMGWWVYIDGIGFRRAEDTGGAIKGNKIDVYFESDSYAKRFGLKRGYTVYVIGPVKPEAD
- a CDS encoding GntR family transcriptional regulator; amino-acid sequence: MNKTALYKQIQEDIKAKIKSGELRPKDRVPSEQEIMDEYKVSKITVKNALTALADDGLVVRIQGKGTFVAEQAGLSDTLKMTVRRGGAGNLVGFIIPTLKTKVIQRLVDHVEYYLKEAGFQMILWITRESSAEESRAIKELTESGVKGLIVFPTEDEKYNESLLRLSLDKFPFVFIDRYLRNIDTYTITSDNLGGAYETVSYLLNKGHRQIALISPENVNTAIEDRTAGFEKAYIDHGISIDKNLWCHVPLDILRSDDALGYITGFLQSRPQITAAFTLTAEMANLTAGSFRVALRDETPVELISFDDPGIPGVPYVAQDEKQMAHDAVELLHMRMGSEHVPQHVVVPVKLVMPPTESDENFHGIGHKEARI